One part of the Trichomycterus rosablanca isolate fTriRos1 chromosome 25, fTriRos1.hap1, whole genome shotgun sequence genome encodes these proteins:
- the jph1b gene encoding junctophilin-1b translates to MTGGRFDFDDGGTYCGGWADGKAHGHGVCTGPKGQGEYAGSWRNGFEAVGVYTWPSGNTFQGHWAQGKRHGLGVEAKGRWLYRGEWSHGLKGRYGVRQSLNTPARYEGTWSNGLQDGYGVETYGDGGTYQGQWMGGMRHGYGVRQSVPYGMATMIRSPLRTSLASLRSEQSNGSVLNERMSDSPAGTRGGFVLNVHSDGELGSGRKKGLFRRGSLFGSLRQLRKSDSRSSISSKRSSARSDAAISRISSSDANSTLSFGEDDDNVQTEDNVDATTTESYTGEWKNDKRSGFGVSERSNGMKHEGEWANNKRHGYGCTVFPDGTREEGKYKNNVLVRGIKKQLIPLKNAKTKQKVERAVEGAIRAAAIARTKVEIATSRTAHARAKAEASDQAALAACQDADIARAVARELSPNFHQPGPDYIKQKFSSEPIEIKEVIEEKKEKTPSGSPHFYRKGTTPTQTPTQSPGPTPPPSPPVTKKKSFFNRSTPKPAKESPVENPAPSVVAKTAPRAPAKQEVKNEVATALVPNKPMVPVANPSSPGNGELHTQYHSYYVKAEVSIPPDESEEQAKHESSVALAKAPAPVRQYRAPTPSMVAAKLPMTREVKPEPKLKKQDSVKPKSLAETKKASMETSTDVVEEQTGPNSILVALVMLINIGLAIIFVHFLT, encoded by the exons ATGACGGGCGGTCGGTTCGACTTCGACGATGGCGGCACGTACTGCGGCGGCTGGGCAGACGGTAAAGCCCACGGGCACGGCGTCTGTACCGGCCCCAAGGGCCAGGGCGAGTACGCGGGCTCGTGGCGCAACGGCTTCGAGGCGGTCGGTGTGTACACCTGGCCCAGCGGGAACACCTTCCAGGGCCACTGGGCGCAGGGCAAGCGGCATGGACTCGGCGTGGAGGCCAAGGGCCGATGGCTGTACCGGGGCGAGTGGAGCCACGGGCTGAAGGGACGCTACGGTGTGCGCCAGAGCCTCAACACACCCGCCCGGTACGAGGGCACATGGAGTAACGGGCTGCAGGACGGCTACGGTGTCGAAACCTACGGAGACGGGG GAACGTATCAGGGCCAGTGGATGGGTGGCATGCGCCATGGTTACGGCGTGAGGCAGAGCGTCCCTTACGGCATGGCGACGATGATCCGCTCTCCATTGCGCACCTCTCTGGCCTCCCTGCGCAGCGAGCAGAGCAACGGTTCCGTCCTGAACGAGCGCATGTCAGACAGCCCAGCTGGTACGCGCGGCGGCTTCGTCCTCAACGTGCACAGCGACGGCGAGCTCGGGTCAGGCAGGAAGAAGGGCCTGTTCCGCCGCGGCTCCCTGTTCGGCAGCCTGAGGCAGCTGAGGAAGTCAGACTCGCGCTCGTCCATCTCGAGCAAGCGCAGCTCGGCACGCAGCGACGCCGCCATAAGTCGCATCAGCTCGAGCGACGCCAACTCCACGCTTAGCTTCGGCGAGGACGACGACAACGTGCAGACGGAGGACAACGTGGACGCCACCACCACAGAGTCCTACACGGGCGAGTGGAAGAACGACAAGCGCAGCGGATTCGGCGTGAGCGAGCGCTCCAACGGCATGAAGCACGAGGGCGAGTGGGCCAACAACAAGCGCCACGGATACGGCTGCACCGTCTTTCCCGATGGAACTCGAGAGGAGGGCAAGTACAAGAACAACGTGCTGGTGCGCGGCATCAAGAAGCAGCTCATCCCGCTCAAAAATGCCAAGACCAAACAGAAGGTGGAGCGGGCAGTCGAGGGAGCCATCAGAGCCGCCGCCATCGCCAGGACGAAAGTGGAGATCGCCACCTCCAG AACAGCCCACGCCAGAGCTAAAGCGGAAGCTTCAGACCAGGCAGCCCTAGCAGCGTGCCAGGATGCAGACATCGCTCGCGCCGTGGCACGGGAGCTCTCACCAAACTTCCACCAGCCAG GACCTGATTACATTAAGCAGAAGTTCTCCAGCGAGCCTATCGAGATCAAAGAAGTCATTGAAGAGAAGAAAGAGAAAACACCCTCAGGAAGTCCTCATTTCTATCGCAAGGGCACCACGCCCACCCAAACGCCCACCCAGAGTCCAGGTCCGACCCCTCCTCCCTCCCCACCAGTCACCAAAAAGAAGTCCTTCTTCAACAGAAGCACCCCGAAACCTGCCAAAGAGAGCCCCGTCGAGAACCCGGCACCCAGCGTCGTCGCCAAAACTGCCCCCAGAGCGCCAGCCAAACAGGAAGTCAAGAACGAAGTGGCAACCGCCCTCGTGCCCAATAAACCCATGGTGCCGGTCGCCAATCCCTCCAGTCCTGGCAACGGCGAGCTCCACACACAGTACCACAGCTACTACGTTAAAGCCGAGGTGTCCATTCCACCCGACGAATCCGAGGAGCAGGCGAAGCACGAAAGCTCCGTCGCCCTCGCCAAGGCGCCCGCTCCCGTCAGGCAATATCGCGCCCCCACACCCTCTATGGTCGCTGCCAAGCTCCCCATGACCAGAGAGGTTAAACCAGAGCCCAAACTCAAGAAGCAGGATTCGGTGAAGCCAAAGAGCCTAGCAGAAACCAAGAAAGCGAGCATGGAGACGAGCACAGACGTGGTGGAGGAGCAGACG GGTCCGAACTCCATACTGGTGGCACTGGTGATGCTGATAAATATCGGCCTAGCAATTATTTTTGTCCATTTCCTGACTTGA